The window TGCATCATGGGGTCCAACAGATGATGGTAAAACTGTTGATGGACCAAGAAATGCAACAATGCGTGCAATTGTTCGTGGTGTTAATGAagtatgttaaattttaatttaaccaattattttaaatgtaatagtatttataatttaaaaaattattttagggAAGAAGAGGTCTtggaaatatttatgtatgggCATCTGGTGATGGAGGAGAAGAGGATGATTGTAATTGTGATGGATACGCAGCAAGTATGTGGACAGTAAGCATCAACAGTGCCATAAATGATGGACAAAATGCTCATTACGATGAAAGTTGTTCAAGTACACTTGCATCAACTTTTAGTAATGGTGCCAAGGATCCAAACACTGGAGtggtaattataatttcttacagtttttttatattgattttcgtgtttaatttttaagcaattattgatcattttaGGCAACAACTGATTTATATGGAAAATGTACAACAACTCATAGTGGAACATCAGCAGCTGCTCCAGAAGCTGCTGGTGTATTTGCACTGGCACTTGAAGCAaagtaatttataatgataattaattataattccaGTTAATgcaattgtttaataatttatttgattattttattttacagtccACAACTTACCTGGAGAGATATACAACATTTGACAGTGTTGTCATCAAAACGTAACTCATTGTTTGATGCTAAAGGAAGATTTCATTGGACTATGAATGGTGTAGGTCTggaatttaatcatttatttggtTATGGAGTTCTTGATGCTGGTGGAATTGTAGCACTTGCTAAAAAATGGGAAACTGTTCCACCAAGATATCATTGTGAAGCTGGATCTATTGGTGTAACTCAGTAAGTTAatattgatactttttttagatacaattttcatttgtaattttatatttttttacagagaAATTCCAAGTGATCGTTCAattcttttgaaaataaaaactgatgCTTGTTCTGGGACTGAATATTCTGTAAATTATCTTGAGCATGTACAAGCAGTTATAACAGTAAATGCATCACGTCGTGGTGACTTGGAATTGTTTCTCACCTCACCAATGGGAACTaggtataatattttaatttttaaaatacatttatttttatatgtaatataatttaatgaatttattcaagATCCATGATTTTGAGTCGAAGAAttcatgatgatgacaatCGTGATGGTTTTACCAAGTGGCCATTTATGACAACTCATACTTGGGCTGAGTATCCACAAGGAACTTGGCTACTTgaggtaaatatttaaaaaaaaaaatactttatacaatgttaccaaattttttttttctattttctattttagaTTAGCTTTAATTCTCAAAAACCACAGCATGGTTGGTTCAAAGAATGGACTCTCATGTTGCATGGAACACGTGAACCAccttatgaaaaattatctacAACTGATCCACATTCAAAATTGGCAATTGTTAAAAAGGCACATGAAGAACACTCAAGTTTAAcaaattagttaattatttcttttaatttcattattttatatttaatccaTATTTGATCATCAAATAgaaacaattacaataatttcattttaatttaaatttcaactgATGATAAATTCTCTCGAAGAAAtgcttttatcaaaaattcaatttacaaaaaaaaaatattaaatgagcATTCTTATGATgacatttacattttttttttattcttcatgtcgtgatcttttttttttttttaccataacaaataaaaaaaactaccaaatataattttataataaaatttaaacagatttaaattttagaaaactgtatatgaaatattttaaattcgtGAGCTTTTAATCATGTATGCTATCTGTGCGTGCGCTCATTCAGAtagtaattattgattaattgataattaataattactatcATGATCATTACCTGACAGTGTGTTTtgttgatcaaaaatatatcgtgtttgttttttgaataatataaagtatatataaataataaaaatatcatggacgagattgaaaaatgtttttttttttgtttattttttgtctgtaaaatgttttcttattttatccatgaataaaataaattataaatatatgaatgtaattattttgaataatattataactgttccaaatataaaaattcaatttttgaagaattatgattatttttcatttcaatctACGTAATACAACtgttaatcaataaaaaatcatttttattttccagatATATAAAGCAGCttaaaaactgataaaaaaaaaaaatttcatttgttgatttatttgatcttgtccttgtaaatataaacccacaagttttttttttccataaaaaaaacaatagaaataatttcgaTTGGTATATTTCGAttggtgaatttatttattcaatttattttaaaaaaatttaataatacgaTGGTGCTTTTTTAACAGTATTTttgtgtaaaatatatataaaatttaatatgatgtATCAGTATTGAACATTGGTTGAATACAgatacattgaaaaatattagtttGACTACACTAATAttagaataagaaaaaaaaagagatgctcttgtaaaattaaaaataaatatttgcgcTTGAGATTGCAAGTGTCTTGTGAGCTTTTTGTTgtgtgtaaaataattaagtaacaattcaataattacaTGTCtgtcaattgaaattttatttgttgagtgaacgaaataaataatacacttGCCCTAAGGGAACACACAaaagtgttttatttttttttgttttttttttaatgtcaaccGGGACCAATGGTTACTTAAAAAGCTGAAAATAAATCTACTAAAAGCAACTGGTTCAGTCAGTCCAACGATACCGAAAACGAACACACTCGCAGCgcgagttaatttttttttggcacatGGCTATGGCAAtgccaaatattatttttattaaattacttagtgttttatttattataacttATAGTTGTAATTATGTTAAATGTGCaactaaaataacaaatgatattCCAGTAACACAAagtgaaaaatatgatgattcaGTTACAAGAAGAAAAACATTATCTGATCATCATAATCGTGCAGCTGAGTCAGTCATTGAAGAAGTCAATACAAAACAACTCGAACGtcttttgaatgaaaaagacTTTGTGGCTGTTTATTGGTGTGAGTCAACATTTTCTagcaactttatttttttttattttaaacaattaattctacaaaaaaaaaacaacattcaacaatcgaaacatttttttaaataatttcaaatgcaatttttatctaaaaatatttattacatcaACTAATGTTTATccaacaattatatattataaataaaagcttggaaaaatttaaatcagcCACTAATGTTATCATGTAGTTCATCACATTTGCGTGGATAATTATAGAAACTGTAGAAGATATTTTTAGTACTTTGGCGTCTTAGTTTCCATCTAcccatcgttttttttttttttttctcttttgttatatatatttttttatattttattttctacaacaCACACATAAACATTTTCTTATgctaaaaaaacatgtattttatttttatttatatactaaaCATAaatgagggaaaaaaaaaaatcaaatttttctatgaaaaCTTGAAGactatatgttttttaatttgaaaaaaaaaaaaaacataaaaaatcacatagtaatttataaaaataaaaatatatatgaaaaaattcgtCACATTTAGAATGTTTGctgtagaaaatattttctgcTCACGTAGtctgaatttattttcaaagtatCTCATTAACTATGTTGTACAATATAAACCATCCATTAAAAATCAGTGACGTTTCTAGGTTGTTCTAagctcaattaaatttattctttttaggAATTATATAGTATTATTGAATACCAAGACTACTATGATTTTTAACTAGacaattaacattattatacagatgaatcatcaattgttttgagattatgtttatttttatacatacaatatatattttttgtcagaTGAtcaggctttttttttctatatatttaattttgtttattcacTGTGACACAGATGATGGatgaaattttgtaaattttatttttcttattttatatatttattatttatttatatgtatttcaaaGTACTTTTTATCTGACAAAATTACCCAGCTAAAGTAGCACTGCTAAAgaccaaaatttttattttatattagataaaaatacacTTGCCATTAGTAAaactatcttttttattttcaaactatttttttttttatttcaatgtataattttagtataaaaataaatcattgattataaaaaaataattttgagcttgtagaaataaataaataaatgaaaatgaaaatgaaattctaTATACCCTTGATGAAATTGAGACAcatatttttagttaataaataaatattgatggttgaatgaatttttaatttaaagatgCAAGAAGTTGTACAACATGTGACAAGGTTTTGGCTGAGCTTGAAAAAATTGACGATGATACAGACACATTTGGTGTGGATTTCgttaaaattaatgacaaacGTTTGGCAAAACAATATGGCATTAGAAATTTTCCAGCTCTTAcatattttagaaataaagaGCCAATTATATATGAtggtatgtaaaaaaaatactacttgttttatttaatttataaatattaatttaaatttttttatctattaaagGTGACTTGATGGATGAAGAAAATgttcttgattttttaacaagtCTTGAAGCAATGGACTTACCCGACAGAATCGAAGAAGTTAAtgctaaaattttaaataaaattgtcgaAGATACAGATTTTGTTGCTGTACTTTTTTGTaagttgttgtttatttatttaaaaaaattttaaaaacaaattaaacaatgtctaattatatatttatatttctagaTGATCTGGACTGTAAAAAGTGTGCAAAAGCTTTACAAGagcttgaaaatattgatgatgaagcTGATCAACTTGATATTgcttttgtaaaaatatgtgATGATAAATTAGCCGATGAATATAATCTTGGTAATTTACCGACTCTTGTTTACTATCGTCATGGAATACCAATTATTTACGAacgtaagtatttttttttctaattaattttcattatttattacaattacaattttgtttttagatGAACTTAGTAAAGAAGAGGATGTTTTAGAATGGCTAGTTGCAAATAAAAGTACTGGTGATGAAGAAGATGTTATTGAAGATGTTACAGCAAAAACTTTAAACACTTTAATTGGAAATATGGATAATCTTGTGGTTTTATTctgtaaataattgattataatatttaaatatgaaaaaatgtatggaattaattgaatataatttttctagatGAAACTGATCAAGATATTTCTTCACAAGTACTTTGGGAGttggaaaaaattgatgatgatttggATAAACATGGTAttcaatttgttaaaattaatgataaaaatactgCTAGAGAATTTGGAATTGATCAAGTACcagcaattgtttattttgagCATCAAATTCCAAGTGTATATGATggtatgaatttaaataattgcactatatatttttaatgtttaaaataaattaatatttcaatttctttattcAGGTGATGTACAGAATGAAGATAAAATTCTCGAGTGGTTATTGGGACAATTGGAAAAAGATGAAATTGAAGATGTTACTGATGAAATGTTGAATCGTTTAGTCAAAGAAGGAAAAACAATTGCAGTATTATTTTGTAagtgtttgtattttttattttttataacttgtgagcattataattttattgatattgtttttatttatatacatagatGATAACAATGATCATGAATCTCAGCGAGTATTACTGGAATtggaaaatattgatgatgaatgtGATCAGCTTGgaattgtttttgttaaaattgataatacagAAGAGGCTAAAGATTATGGCATTGATCAATTACCAgctcttatttattttgaaaaaggtGTACCAACAATGTATGAAGGAGAACTTGAAGATGAAAAACAAGTACTTTCATGGCTTGAAGAACaacaatttattgatcaaATTGAAGATGTCACTGATGAAATGTTGGatattgttattgaaaaaatgtcACATGTTGCTGTTTTATTCTGTAAGTTCTGGtgtgtattttcttttaaatattaacagtAGTTTAATAAGTCATCTGTCATATGGATTTGAGTTGTTAGATAAATCAATtgctaaaaaaagaaattttaaaatattaataattttttctttataaaattttagtttcatatttaaatatgtatttatttacagataataaaaaacaaaaaaaaagtatgaaaGTTCTTCAAGAACTAGAAAATATTGACGATGAATGTGATCATCatgaaatttcatttgtaaaaattgatgataaaaatgaagctCGTAAATATGGATTAAATTCATTGCCAAAGCttgtattatttgaaaaaggaATTCCAAATATTTACGATGGTAAAATCattgatgattatattttttttttacatcaatcAATTGTCTAATTTAATCGTTAATATTTAATAGGTGATTTAATGAAAGAAGAACAATTACTTGGATGGTTagtgtatcaaaaaaaacatcGTGAAATTCCTGAAATTACTGACAAAATGATGGAGAAACTCATTGAAGAACTTCCATATTTTGCTGTGCTATTTtgtaagttaattattttacttatatataattaatttttatatttaaacctaatattaattaatttttttaatttagataaaaaagatgaaaaacgAAGTATAAGAATTTTAAATGAGctagaaaatattaatgatgatcTTGAGCatgaaaaaattgtcattgttaGAATTGACAGTGCTGAACAAGCAAAAATATTGGGAATAGATCATTTTCCAACTTTGgtttattatgaaaatcaaATTCCAACAATATATGAAGATGATTTGATCAATGAAGAGAATGTATTAGAATGGCtacttgaacaaaaaaatacagcaaCAATAGAAGAAGTTACTGATGAGATTCTTACAAATATGATTCATAAATATGAATacgttgttgtttattttagtaagtaaaaatataaatatacataaaataattgagttaGCTTTCAATTCATGaataatgatgaatataattttaactgTTACAGGTAATAAATGTGAAGATGGTGATGATTGTGACAAAACTTTAAAACAACTTGAAAGTATTGATGATGAGCTAGATGAAACTGGTATCATGTTTGTGACAACTGAAGATATATCAGTTgctaaaaaatacaatgtaaAAACTTTTCCATCATTGGTATTCTTTAGAAATCAAGAGCCACTAACTTATGAAGGTGACATTGAAGATGAGGATGAAGTTTTATTATGGCTAACTGATGAACGTACATTAGAAATACCAGGAAAAATTGAAGAAGTTAATCCTAAAATGTTGGAAACTATTCTTGATGAAAACGATTatgttattgtatttttttgtaagttattcaatttgttatcttaatttaattttaaacacatttaaatttaatgtattaaaattaatcgacAGATATGAAAGAAGATAAACcaagtcaaaaaatattacaagaacttgaaaatattgatgatgaatgtGAAGAAGAGGATAttgattttgttaaaatatcagATGTAAATATTCGTAAAGAATATGATCTAGCTGACATTCCAGCACTTGCATTTTATCGTCatcaatttagaaaaatatatgatggTGATATGATGCATGAAGAGGCAATTTTAGAATGGATATTACAACTTCGTCATTCAACTCCAGATGTCATTGAAAGTGTAGATCGTAAAACACTTCAAACACTTATCAACAGTGTTGAACATCTTGCTGTATTTTTCTGTAagataatttacattttttgatgatatttaaattatttatttatcattttttgtatGGCTAATTGCAGATGATGAAAGTGAACTTTGTAAAATATGTCCTGATGTACTTGAAGAGCTAGaaacaattgatgatgatgctaaAAAATATGGAATACAATTTGTTAAATCTAAAGATTCAAAACTTGCTGCTGAATCAGGAATATTTTCATTTCCAGCACTTGTTTATTATGAAACTGGAGTTCCCATTATGTATGATGgttagtatttattattaaaaattaattaacaattatttattgtataaattcgtttttatagaaaatttattggatGAAAATAATGTTCTTAATTGGATGCTGAAACAGAGAAATGATGCAagcattgataaaattgatcgAGCTGAATTGACAACTCTCATTGAAACGAAAGAATTTTtagcaattattttttgtaagtaaattttttttataataattattgatttataaattttatatttaaattttttttagattcaaaTGATGATCCAGAAAGTCCACGAATTTTAAGACACATTGAACTCATAGACGATGATGCATCCGAGTATGGAATTAAAATTGTTCGAATGGATGATTATTTGATGgcaaaaaaatatggatttaGAACTCTACCAGGAATAACATATTTTCGTAaaggaaaatttataaattacgaTGGTGATATGGATGACGAAGAAGAAATACTTGACTGGTTAACAAACCCTGATAATATGGAACTGACTGATCACATTGAACGAATTAATCGAAAAATGTTTCATAAAATTCGTCAAACTTCTGATTATGTTGCAGTTTATTTCTGTGAGTTTTTTCTATAACACatagaatattaattatacattgaagatttattttaaactaaatgatattttaaaaatgattaatggtccatttaattttaaataacatggTTACTTTTGATAGATAGCAAAGACTGCAAGCAGTGCAGCAGAGTCTTAGTTGAAATCGAGCACATTGATGACGATGCTGATAATCttggaataaattttgtgaAAATTGACGATAAAGAATTGGCACGTGAATATGGTGTTTTTGCACTTccagctattttatttttcaagatggGATCAAAAGATCCAGTCATTTATGCAGGTAAGAAATTCAAAGCTGCCCtcaaagtttattaatttaatgatttttaaattttaccaaTACACAGGTGATTTATATGatgaaaatcaaattttaacaTGGCTAACAATGCAAAAGGATCCATCAAGTGATGTAATTGAAGATTTAGAAGGTGAAAATTTACTTCACATGATTCGTGAATCAGAATCACTTgctgtttatttttgtaagtataaaaaaaatatctactaaacaattttacaattcatttcaaatattgtcaattaaaaaaaaaaaaaaagaaaatttatgtttGGAGTATAACTAATGGACCTGGAATaactattttcaatatattttattatttttttgtacgtGCTGATATGTACTAATGCTCGTAGGGAACAGAACGCTTTGTGACTTGTGCCAGTCAAAAGCGTTCCGCAAGCAGATGCGTCATCAGCAAGAGCAGAAGATTACCGAAAATGAGGAAGCTATCAAAGATGCCAATGgtatcaataacaataacaaaaacaaccctgctttttgttttttttattttgtttaaaatgtttttttggaatttaattgttaaaatttaggTCGTGTTTTTTCATAGGAtcatttcagttttttttttacaattaattaaccTACACTAAAATAAACACAACAGAAATCTTCATAGAAAATTCAATGATCAACGTTTAGTGAATGGTTTTTATTTGACCTCCTTGTAtttgcattatttatttatattttttcatagtttttttagcACTTGGatgatcatttttataaactttgaaGTTGGATGAACCTTATAGCCTTGTTGCTAATTGATGAAATATCTTCACCTTCatccaaataataaatatatccttCCTCGTAT is drawn from Aphidius gifuensis isolate YNYX2018 linkage group LG3, ASM1490517v1, whole genome shotgun sequence and contains these coding sequences:
- the LOC122853164 gene encoding neuroendocrine convertase 2: MEYCISLFIFFLTFLNFNSDHSNEVRATSEVFTNSFLVKLKQSVDKTLADEVAKRNGFINLGSILGNQKEYQFLQKALPHARSKRSVPHTRRLKIDPLIHTAVQQTGFRRVKRGNRLLNTENLLTLNNKFMKVQVGPEPSDPYFQYQWYLKNTGQNGGKPRLDLNVEAAWAQGITGKNVTTAIMDDGVDYMHPDLKFNYNARASYDFSSNDPYPYPRYTDDWFNSHGTRCAGEVAAARDNGVCGVGVAYDSKIAGIRMLDQPYMTDLIEANSMGHEPDLIDIYSASWGPTDDGKTVDGPRNATMRAIVRGVNEGRRGLGNIYVWASGDGGEEDDCNCDGYAASMWTVSINSAINDGQNAHYDESCSSTLASTFSNGAKDPNTGVATTDLYGKCTTTHSGTSAAAPEAAGVFALALEANPQLTWRDIQHLTVLSSKRNSLFDAKGRFHWTMNGVGLEFNHLFGYGVLDAGGIVALAKKWETVPPRYHCEAGSIGVTQEIPSDRSILLKIKTDACSGTEYSVNYLEHVQAVITVNASRRGDLELFLTSPMGTRSMILSRRIHDDDNRDGFTKWPFMTTHTWAEYPQGTWLLEISFNSQKPQHGWFKEWTLMLHGTREPPYEKLSTTDPHSKLAIVKKAHEEHSSLTN
- the LOC122853163 gene encoding uncharacterized protein LOC122853163 isoform X2 → MAMAMPNIIFIKLLSVLFIITYSCNYVKCATKITNDIPVTQSEKYDDSVTRRKTLSDHHNRAAESVIEEVNTKQLERLLNEKDFVAVYWYARSCTTCDKVLAELEKIDDDTDTFGVDFVKINDKRLAKQYGIRNFPALTYFRNKEPIIYDGDLMDEENVLDFLTSLEAMDLPDRIEEVNAKILNKIVEDTDFVAVLFYDLDCKKCAKALQELENIDDEADQLDIAFVKICDDKLADEYNLGNLPTLVYYRHGIPIIYEHELSKEEDVLEWLVANKSTGDEEDVIEDVTAKTLNTLIGNMDNLVVLFYETDQDISSQVLWELEKIDDDLDKHGIQFVKINDKNTAREFGIDQVPAIVYFEHQIPSVYDGDVQNEDKILEWLLGQLEKDEIEDVTDEMLNRLVKEGKTIAVLFYDNNDHESQRVLLELENIDDECDQLGIVFVKIDNTEEAKDYGIDQLPALIYFEKGVPTMYEGELEDEKQVLSWLEEQQFIDQIEDVTDEMLDIVIEKMSHVAVLFYNKKQKKSMKVLQELENIDDECDHHEISFVKIDDKNEARKYGLNSLPKLVLFEKGIPNIYDGDLMKEEQLLGWLVYQKKHREIPEITDKMMEKLIEELPYFAVLFYKKDEKRSIRILNELENINDDLEHEKIVIVRIDSAEQAKILGIDHFPTLVYYENQIPTIYEDDLINEENVLEWLLEQKNTATIEEVTDEILTNMIHKYEYVVVYFSNKCEDGDDCDKTLKQLESIDDELDETGIMFVTTEDISVAKKYNVKTFPSLVFFRNQEPLTYEGDIEDEDEVLLWLTDERTLEIPGKIEEVNPKMLETILDENDYVIVFFYMKEDKPSQKILQELENIDDECEEEDIDFVKISDVNIRKEYDLADIPALAFYRHQFRKIYDGDMMHEEAILEWILQLRHSTPDVIESVDRKTLQTLINSVEHLAVFFYDESELCKICPDVLEELETIDDDAKKYGIQFVKSKDSKLAAESGIFSFPALVYYETGVPIMYDENLLDENNVLNWMLKQRNDASIDKIDRAELTTLIETKEFLAIIFYSNDDPESPRILRHIELIDDDASEYGIKIVRMDDYLMAKKYGFRTLPGITYFRKGKFINYDGDMDDEEEILDWLTNPDNMELTDHIERINRKMFHKIRQTSDYVAVYFYSKDCKQCSRVLVEIEHIDDDADNLGINFVKIDDKELAREYGVFALPAILFFKMGSKDPVIYAGDLYDENQILTWLTMQKDPSSDVIEDLEGENLLHMIRESESLAVYFYSDDCDQCATILEELENIDDDCDRHGITFIKTQDAKVAEDYGITDFPVLVYFESQTPSVFEGELNEEEEVLQWLITQKTEDRIESITRTILEASVEDTQYLAVYFYRKNCNICDEILEGLERIDDECDVFGIHLVKIQDVQLAKRYSIKTFPALVYFRNGNPLLFEGDLQNEDSVLEWLIDDDNRELADEIESVNERMLERLLDESPFLAVFFFDDDCQECDEIMEALEMIDGEADLFGIDFVKISSTDAAKKYGIVNTPSLVYFRKKIPLIYDGDLTNEEKILQWLTSQDVFEIKNEIEEVNRKMLDKLLNENEFLSVFFYDRDDDESTIIHKKLETIDDETDNLDITFVKMADPRYARKWGVTKLPAIVYFRRRFPSIYRGDLHKEDEVLEWLKKNRFRTPELNVYMYLVLLITILFAMYTGFLLSCFRSDQNPAPVTHIKQS
- the LOC122853163 gene encoding uncharacterized protein LOC122853163 isoform X1; the protein is MAMAMPNIIFIKLLSVLFIITYSCNYVKCATKITNDIPVTQSEKYDDSVTRRKTLSDHHNRAAESVIEEVNTKQLERLLNEKDFVAVYWYARSCTTCDKVLAELEKIDDDTDTFGVDFVKINDKRLAKQYGIRNFPALTYFRNKEPIIYDGDLMDEENVLDFLTSLEAMDLPDRIEEVNAKILNKIVEDTDFVAVLFYDLDCKKCAKALQELENIDDEADQLDIAFVKICDDKLADEYNLGNLPTLVYYRHGIPIIYEHELSKEEDVLEWLVANKSTGDEEDVIEDVTAKTLNTLIGNMDNLVVLFYETDQDISSQVLWELEKIDDDLDKHGIQFVKINDKNTAREFGIDQVPAIVYFEHQIPSVYDGDVQNEDKILEWLLGQLEKDEIEDVTDEMLNRLVKEGKTIAVLFYDNNDHESQRVLLELENIDDECDQLGIVFVKIDNTEEAKDYGIDQLPALIYFEKGVPTMYEGELEDEKQVLSWLEEQQFIDQIEDVTDEMLDIVIEKMSHVAVLFYNKKQKKSMKVLQELENIDDECDHHEISFVKIDDKNEARKYGLNSLPKLVLFEKGIPNIYDGDLMKEEQLLGWLVYQKKHREIPEITDKMMEKLIEELPYFAVLFYKKDEKRSIRILNELENINDDLEHEKIVIVRIDSAEQAKILGIDHFPTLVYYENQIPTIYEDDLINEENVLEWLLEQKNTATIEEVTDEILTNMIHKYEYVVVYFSNKCEDGDDCDKTLKQLESIDDELDETGIMFVTTEDISVAKKYNVKTFPSLVFFRNQEPLTYEGDIEDEDEVLLWLTDERTLEIPGKIEEVNPKMLETILDENDYVIVFFYMKEDKPSQKILQELENIDDECEEEDIDFVKISDVNIRKEYDLADIPALAFYRHQFRKIYDGDMMHEEAILEWILQLRHSTPDVIESVDRKTLQTLINSVEHLAVFFYDESELCKICPDVLEELETIDDDAKKYGIQFVKSKDSKLAAESGIFSFPALVYYETGVPIMYDENLLDENNVLNWMLKQRNDASIDKIDRAELTTLIETKEFLAIIFYSNDDPESPRILRHIELIDDDASEYGIKIVRMDDYLMAKKYGFRTLPGITYFRKGKFINYDGDMDDEEEILDWLTNPDNMELTDHIERINRKMFHKIRQTSDYVAVYFYSKDCKQCSRVLVEIEHIDDDADNLGINFVKIDDKELAREYGVFALPAILFFKMGSKDPVIYAGDLYDENQILTWLTMQKDPSSDVIEDLEGENLLHMIRESESLAVYFWNRTLCDLCQSKAFRKQMRHQQEQKITENEEAIKDANDSDDCDQCATILEELENIDDDCDRHGITFIKTQDAKVAEDYGITDFPVLVYFESQTPSVFEGELNEEEEVLQWLITQKTEDRIESITRTILEASVEDTQYLAVYFYRKNCNICDEILEGLERIDDECDVFGIHLVKIQDVQLAKRYSIKTFPALVYFRNGNPLLFEGDLQNEDSVLEWLIDDDNRELADEIESVNERMLERLLDESPFLAVFFFDDDCQECDEIMEALEMIDGEADLFGIDFVKISSTDAAKKYGIVNTPSLVYFRKKIPLIYDGDLTNEEKILQWLTSQDVFEIKNEIEEVNRKMLDKLLNENEFLSVFFYDRDDDESTIIHKKLETIDDETDNLDITFVKMADPRYARKWGVTKLPAIVYFRRRFPSIYRGDLHKEDEVLEWLKKNRFRTPELNVYMYLVLLITILFAMYTGFLLSCFRSDQNPAPVTHIKQS